A region of the Streptomyces durocortorensis genome:
GCAGCGAGGAGGCGGTGCGCAGGGTGCCGAAGGCCTCCAGGACGGCGGCGATCAGCAGCGGGAGCAGGAGGAGCCCGGCGACGCCGGACAGGAGCTGGATGATCTGCCGGGCCGCCGGTGCGTCCTCCGCCGGGTCGTTCATGCCCAGCAGGTCGAGCAGGGTCAGGTAGGTGGAGTGGATCGCGGTGTCCTCGGTGGTCAGGAGCGAGGCGATCACCAGGGCGAGCGCGGAGGCCGCGACGCCGAGGGCCGACCAGCGCAGCCTGCGCGAGAAGACCTGGGAGAGCGGGGCGCCCCTGCCGCCCATCCGGGTCGCGGGGCGGTCCGGGTCGGCCCGGCTGATCGCTTCGAGGACGATCGTGCCCCGGCCGGTCGCGGCGGCCACGGCAACCTCGTCGGGCAGCAGTTGCGGACCTTCGTCCCCGCTGCTGTCGGAACCTTCCGAACCTGCCGGGTCGTTGGTGGTGGAGGAGAGCAGGGCGAGGGTGCACAGGCCCGGGTCGGCCGTCTCGCCGGGGCGGGGCGGGGTGCGTTCGGCGGCGCGCAGGAGCAGGCCCTCGGCCTGGATGACCTTGCTGCTGCCGGTGAGGGCGGTGGCGGCGAGTGCGGGGGCCGCGGTGTCGGCGTCGGAGAGGACGGTGGTGGAGGCGTCCAGTAACGCCGGGTCGATGCCCGGCATGGCGACGGCCGCCGCCTGGTCGAGCAGCTCTTCCAGGTGGAGCCCGAGCTTGCGGTTGTAGAGCCTGATCACCAGCCGCAGACGGGGGTTGAGCCGGCGGGCGGTCAGGGCGGCGCGGATGTTGCGCTCGTCGTCGTCGTAGACGAGCGCGAGGGCGGCCGCCCGGTCGACGCCCGCCTCCTCCAGGACGTCGTCGGAGGCTTCGGGCGCCTCCATGATGCGGACGGCCTCGACTCCGGCGTTGGTGTCGCCGCTGCCGCCGCCTGAGCCGTTTCCGTTGCCCGTGCGGTTCATCGCCGCCGACATCCGGCCGAACAGGGCGGCCGCTCGCCCCCGTTGGGTCAGCGGGGTCTCGGGGCTGTTCGCGTCGCGGCCCGGGGGCAGGAGCAGGGTGACCCGCTCCCCGTAGACGTAACGCAGCTCCACCGCGAGCCGCCGCGCCAGGGCGTCGTCCCCACAGACGATCATGTGGCCGGAGGCCGGCGGAGCGGTCGGCGGCTGAGGAGGTGGGGGCACGAAACCCAGCATGCCGTGGTCCTTTCGACTCGGTCGTCCTCGGCCGTTCCCGGTAGTTCCCGGTTGTCCCGGTCGTCCCGGTAGCTCTCTGCGCCGTTCCGCTGACTCCGCCTGCTCAGGCCTGCTGCTCAGGCCTGCTGCTCAGTCTTCCTGATCAGGCTTTCCTGCACAGTCTTCCTGATCAGTGTGGACTCCTGGTGATCTTCGCACGGTGATTCGGGGAGGCGGGCTGGTCGTTCACCGGGCCCGCCAGCAGATGCCGGGGGTCCGCCGCCCGCTGGATCGCGGTCTCCACCGCCGCGATCCGGTCCGCGAGCAGTCCGAGCGCCGCCACGGCCCGGGTCATCGGGTCGCCGTCGGGGCCGCCGAGTGCCTGCGTACGGACGTAGGAGGTGGTGATCGCTGCCCACCGCTCGGCCTGTTCGGCGGTGAGCGTTCCGCGCAGGGCGGCCAGCTTGAGGAGGTTCGCCTCGGCGCCGGTGGTGAGCGTCTGGGCCTCGCCCGCGTAGTGGTCGTCGATGACGGCGGACAGCTCGGCGTCGTTCATGACGGGGACGATCCGCTCCGCGATCTTGTTCATGTTGCGGTACGAGCCCTGGAGCCGGAACGGCGGCTCGGTGCGCGTGGCGTCCGTCTGCGCGGCCGAGGCGATGTACGCCGCGTTCACCGCGAGGACGGTCTCCCGGGCGGTGAGCAGATGGCGCAGCACGGCCAGGATGCCGTCCAACTCGGCAGCGCTGTAAGGGTGTTCCAGGTGATCCGCACGCGCCGTCGGGTCGCTGCCGCCCGCCAGCCGCACCAGCAGCGCCAGGTCGTCCCGGGAGCGGGCGGCCAGCGGGGCGAGGACGGGGTTGGCGGTCAGCGCGTTCTCCACGAAGCTCAGCGCGAAGACGTCCTCGCGGCCGCTGAGCACCTCGCCGAGGTTCCACACGTCGGCCCGGTTGGCCAGCATGTCGGGGATGCGGAACTGCTCGCCGGACTCCGTGTACGGGTTGCCCGCCATGCACACCGCGAACCGCTTGCCCCGCAGGTCGTAGCTGCGCGGCTCGCCGTCCCGTACGCCCTCGATGCGTCGGGTGGCGTCGCACAGCGGGATGAACTTCTGGAGCAGTTCGGGAGAGGTGTGCTGGATGTCGTCGAGGTAGAGGAGTGTGTTGTTGCCCGCCTCAAGCGCGAAGTTGATCTTCTCGATCTCCTGACGGGCGGTGGCGCTCGGCGCCTGGGCGGGGTCGAGGGAGGTGACGCCGTGGCCCAGGTTTGGGCCGCTGATCTTGACGAGGACCATCCCGAGCCGGTCCGCGACGTACTCCATCAGCGTCGTCTTGCCGTAGCCCGGCGGCGAGACGAGCAGCAGCAGCCCCTGCGAGTCGGTGCGCCGGTCGGCGTCGGCGGTGCCGAGCTGCTTGGCCAGGCTGTCGCCGATCAGCGGCAGGTAGACCTCGTCGAGCAGCCGGTTGCGGACGAACGCCGACATCACACGCGGCCGGTGGTCGTCCAGCCGCAGCCGCCCGCGCTCGGCGGTCACCAGGGAGGTGCGCAGCCGCTGGTACGTGCAGTAGCCGGGTACGGTGCCGGTGCGGAACTCGGCGGTCCGGGACAGGAGTTCGTCGATCCGTACGGTGAGGGTGCCGCCCGCGATGCGCGGGTGGTCGCCCAGGAGGCCCTCCACCCGCTCCGTGAGCGGCGCGTCGCACGCGTACCGCTCCAGCTCCGGGCAGAGCTCCACCGCCACGGCCTCCGCCAGGTCGCCGTCCCCGAGTCCGGCGTCGGTGGCCTCCGCGTACGGGGCGAGCCAGCCCTCCACGAGCTGGCGGCGGGCGGCCAGGTCGTCGCCCAGGGCCGCCAGGTCCTCCGCGTACACGTCGGGACCGGCCGCCCGGTGGAACCCGTCGAGGAACGCCCGGCTCGCGGCGGACCGGACGAACCCGGCGGGACCGCTCGTCAGTTCCTCGAAGAGGTACGCGGCGACCGCCCCGGGCCGTGCCGCGCCGGACGTGGCGGGGGAGTCCGCGATCGCCGCCGCCCACTCCTCCTGGAGCGCGGCGATGGCCGGGGCCAGGCCGAAGGTGTCGCGGGCGCGGGCCAGCGAGACCGCCCGCCGCGTCCAGGTCGTGCGGTGCTCCGCGTCCACGCCGTACGCCCAGAACAGCTGGGCGGTCGCGCGCACGGCAGGCTGGTGGCGCAGCAGCCCCGCGCCCCCGTGCAGGCGCAGCAGCGCACCCAGGATCGCGGTGGCGTCCTCGTCGTGGACACCCCGCGTGTACCCCTCGTCATACGCCTCGGCGGCCGACTCCCGCACCAGACGTGCCAGTTCGGTGCCGTCGAGCGATGCGAGGTGCCCGGCCCCGTGCTCGTCGAGCAGCCGGGCGGCCAGGTGCTCGGCTCGGTAGACGGAGGTGTTCTCCGAGGGGAGCAGCTGTTCCCAGTAGGGGTGGGTCGCGGCGAACGCCGGGTCGGCGACCGGGGCCCGGTAGTCCGTCCCGGTCAGCGCGAAGGCGAGGCTCTCGCCGGCAGGCACCAGCGTCAGGTCGAAGGGCTGGGTGTTCACCGCGAACCGGTGGCGGCCCAGCTTGATCACGGAACCGCCGTCCGCGTACAGCTCGGTGCGGTCACGCAGGGCGCGGCCCGCCTCCTGGCGGGCCGCCTTCAGCCGCCCGTCCAGCTCCTCCGCCCGTACGGGGTCGCCCAGTTCACGCAGTTCTCCGGCGGTCCGGCGGACCTTGGCGACCATCGGGTCGGAGGCGAAGTAGGTGTGGACGGCGTCGAGGTCGGCCAGCGCGGCCACCCGCCGGGCGATGGTGTCCAGCACGCGTTCCGCCGACCCGGCCAGCCGCTCGGCGCGCCGCGCCCGCTCGTCCTGGAGGGTCTGCTTGCGCGCCGAGAACGCCTCGTACACCTCGGTGCGGCGCTCGGCCAGCTCCGCGAGGAAGTCGTCGAACTCCGCGAACCGCGACTCCAGGTTCTCCAACTGGAGTAGCAGGCGCGCCAGTTGTTCATCGCATGTCTCAGGGGTTTCGGCGGCGGCCAGCGCCCCCGTCACCGCCTGCCCGAGCAGCGCGAACTCGGCGGCGAACTCGGCCCGCCCCTCCTTCGACAGCAGCTCCCGGCGGCGCGCGTCCAGCGTGGCACGGGCCCGGTTGGCCCCGCCCAGCACCTCCGCGATCCGCTCCAGGATCGACGTGCGCACGGTGGCGTCGCCGATCTCCAGACCTGCCACCACGTCCGTGACGGTGGCCAGCCCCTCCGTCATCGCGGACAGCCGGTCCGTCACCGCCGAGGCGTCCCGGACGGTCTCCAGCGCCCCCGCGTCCTCGACGAGCCCCGCGATGTCCTCGTGGTACCCGTCGAACGCGTCCTCGCGGGCCAGGAACGACACGGCCCGCTGGGCGGCCGACGCGATGTCGTCCTCGGTCCGGGCCGACAGCTCCGCGATCCGTTCGGCATCGGCGTACCGCATCTCGCCGATCGTCGACAGATGCCCGTGCGCCTGACGGAGTTCGGTCAGCCGCTCCACCCACGCGGCCGCCGACCCCGGCGCCTCGCCGCGCACCCGCCGCACCAGCGCGGTGATGCGTGCGGCGGTCTCCTCCAGCGCGTCGGCGGCCCGCCGGGTCAGCTCCTGTACGGCGGTGAACTCGGCCAGTACCTGCTGGGCCGTGGTTCGAAGATCCGCCAAGGGAGCTCCGAGCGCGCCCAGTTCGGGGTCGGAGAGCCAGTGGTAGCGGTCCTGGGCGCGGGCGCAGTCGGCGGCGAGCTGCCCGTACACGGCGGTCGTCGGCGTCATGTCCCGTACGCCGTGGGCGAGCGCGAGACAGTCGGAGATGCCGCGCACCAGGTCGGCGTTGCCGGTCCGGGCGAGCGGACCGGTCCCGGCGGGCCGGGACGCGGCGTAGGTGTCGGAGACGTACGGGGTCTGCCAGCGCTGCAAGGGGTGCACTCGCGCCGGACCGTCCGGGTTGTCCCGGAGCAGGATCAGCGTGCCGTCGTCGAGGAGCGCGTGCCCGCGCCCGGTGAGCGGGGTGGCGACCTCCTGGCGGATCAGGTTGTAGGGGAGGAGGAGGCTGCGCAGGCCGTCGCGGGAACGGAAGGCGTACAGCACGTCCTCGCCGTTGGGCGAGCGGACCGCGCCCTCGAAGACCGGATCGGTCAGCTCCTCGGCGGTGTCGAAGGTCTTCGCGGTGCCGGTGGTGAGGTAGTAGCCGCCGGGGAAGATGAGCCCCTGGTCCTCGGGGAGCCGGTGGCAGGACGGGCCGATGCCGTCGAGCCGCTGGACCGTGGCGAGCAGCGAGTTGAAGACCAGGTGGCGCCAGACCGTCTCCTTGTACGGGCGCACCCGCAGCAGGACCAGCGGCCCGACCTCGGCGTACTCCACGTCCGCGTCGGCCAGCGACTGGAGGGGCTCGTCGACGGGCTCCTCGTAGATCCCGTCCGGCGACTCGGTGTCGTCGGTGACCTTGACGGTCAGTGTCCCGCCGAGCGTGTCGACGTAGAGCCCGCCGCCCTTGCCGATGGCGATGTGCGGGTGGCGTCCGGGCACGTGGGCCTCCCGCCCGGCCACGGTCCACTCGAAGTCGTGCGAGGGCGGGAAGACGTGGTCCCGCTCGCCCTGCGCGTCGAGGAAGGCCCCGGGCGACCCGTCCGCCCCCAGGGCCCACCGCAGTACCCGGATGTCCTCGGCGTTCTCGCCCGTACGGAACACGGCGAGGAGCCTGCCGCCCACGCGGCGCAGGCGCAGGAGGCGGGCGTCACGGAAGTAGCGGTGGAGCGAGGAGAACTCGCGGCGGAAGCCGTCGTCGTCGAGGAGCGTGGTGCGCGGCTCGCTCGCGTCGTCGTCCTGCGGCCCCTGCGCCCCGTCCGGCCCCCGAGGTCCTTCCGGCCTCGCGTCCCGTACGAGGAGTACGTCCTCGACCCCGGCCTCGCCGCTCGCCCCCGGCCCCCGCTCGAACCCGAACAGCAGCTGCCCGCCGACGGCGATGAGGTCACGCGGGACGGAGGGGTGCCCGGTGCGTACCCGCTCGGTGGACAGGAGCCGCAGCTCCGTCGAGCCGAACTCCTCGGTCCGCCGTACGTTCAGCGCCTCGGCCCGCCGGACCAGCTCGGCGGCCTGCGCGCCGAGCCGTCGCCGCAGCACCTCGTAGGCACCGGCATCCACATCGCCCTCCCCGCCCTGGGGCGCGGTGGCGGTGGCGGTGATGTCGCTGTCCATGCGTACGGCTCCCTACGTGTTTCTTCCTGCGAATCCAGCCCGCCCGGCGTTGGCGGACGGAACCCTCGTCCACGGCGGGGCTGCCCACCGCGGACGAGGGTGACATCGGCTACCCGAGCGCCCCGGCCCCGTTGCGGGAGGCGGCCTCGGCGGCCGGAGCCACCGGCGTACCGTTCGCCAGCGTCGACACCGGCAGATCGGCGAGACCCAGGTCCTTCGCCGCTGCCAGCAGCTGCTGCACCTGGCCCGACGCGGCCCCCGACGACGACCCCATCAGCCGCATCAGCAGTGCCGACACCGTCAGATTCTGTACATCGCCCGTGGAGAACGAACCCAGCACCCGGGTCAGGTCGTCCGTGAAGGAGGACGAGCCGTCCAGCCACGGGCCGGCCAGCGCCTGCGCGGTCTGCGAGTTCTGCATGAACCCGTCCACGCCCTTGCCGAGCGAGACCGAGGAGACCAGCCGGTCGAAGAAGACCGAGTCGCCGCCGACGATGTCGATGTCGGCGTTCTCCAGCCCGGTCGCGAGGACCGTCGCCTGCGCCTCGGCGACCTGCCGCTGGACGTCCAGCCCGGCCAGCCGGATCTCCTTCTCCGCGTCCAGCCGGAGACGGTACTCCTCGTGCGTACGGGAC
Encoded here:
- a CDS encoding NAD-binding protein, whose amino-acid sequence is MLGFVPPPPQPPTAPPASGHMIVCGDDALARRLAVELRYVYGERVTLLLPPGRDANSPETPLTQRGRAAALFGRMSAAMNRTGNGNGSGGGSGDTNAGVEAVRIMEAPEASDDVLEEAGVDRAAALALVYDDDERNIRAALTARRLNPRLRLVIRLYNRKLGLHLEELLDQAAAVAMPGIDPALLDASTTVLSDADTAAPALAATALTGSSKVIQAEGLLLRAAERTPPRPGETADPGLCTLALLSSTTNDPAGSEGSDSSGDEGPQLLPDEVAVAAATGRGTIVLEAISRADPDRPATRMGGRGAPLSQVFSRRLRWSALGVAASALALVIASLLTTEDTAIHSTYLTLLDLLGMNDPAEDAPAARQIIQLLSGVAGLLLLPLLIAAVLEAFGTLRTASSLRRPPRGLSGHVVLLGLGKIGTRVLVRLRELDIPVVVVEEDPEARGIPLARSMHVPTVIGDVTQEGVLEAAKVRRARALLALTSIDTTNLEAALYARSVKPDLRVALRLYDDEFATAVYRTLRAAHPQALTRSRSVSHLAAPSFAGAMMGRQILGAVPVERKVMLFAALEVAGHPQLEGRTVEEAFRPGAWRVLAIDATPPADRAPDLAALPLYTPEGEAVQPSSGLVWDMHPGYVLRAQDRVVIAATRRGLAELLRRQRSIQPRQ
- a CDS encoding DNA repair ATPase; protein product: MDSDITATATAPQGGEGDVDAGAYEVLRRRLGAQAAELVRRAEALNVRRTEEFGSTELRLLSTERVRTGHPSVPRDLIAVGGQLLFGFERGPGASGEAGVEDVLLVRDARPEGPRGPDGAQGPQDDDASEPRTTLLDDDGFRREFSSLHRYFRDARLLRLRRVGGRLLAVFRTGENAEDIRVLRWALGADGSPGAFLDAQGERDHVFPPSHDFEWTVAGREAHVPGRHPHIAIGKGGGLYVDTLGGTLTVKVTDDTESPDGIYEEPVDEPLQSLADADVEYAEVGPLVLLRVRPYKETVWRHLVFNSLLATVQRLDGIGPSCHRLPEDQGLIFPGGYYLTTGTAKTFDTAEELTDPVFEGAVRSPNGEDVLYAFRSRDGLRSLLLPYNLIRQEVATPLTGRGHALLDDGTLILLRDNPDGPARVHPLQRWQTPYVSDTYAASRPAGTGPLARTGNADLVRGISDCLALAHGVRDMTPTTAVYGQLAADCARAQDRYHWLSDPELGALGAPLADLRTTAQQVLAEFTAVQELTRRAADALEETAARITALVRRVRGEAPGSAAAWVERLTELRQAHGHLSTIGEMRYADAERIAELSARTEDDIASAAQRAVSFLAREDAFDGYHEDIAGLVEDAGALETVRDASAVTDRLSAMTEGLATVTDVVAGLEIGDATVRTSILERIAEVLGGANRARATLDARRRELLSKEGRAEFAAEFALLGQAVTGALAAAETPETCDEQLARLLLQLENLESRFAEFDDFLAELAERRTEVYEAFSARKQTLQDERARRAERLAGSAERVLDTIARRVAALADLDAVHTYFASDPMVAKVRRTAGELRELGDPVRAEELDGRLKAARQEAGRALRDRTELYADGGSVIKLGRHRFAVNTQPFDLTLVPAGESLAFALTGTDYRAPVADPAFAATHPYWEQLLPSENTSVYRAEHLAARLLDEHGAGHLASLDGTELARLVRESAAEAYDEGYTRGVHDEDATAILGALLRLHGGAGLLRHQPAVRATAQLFWAYGVDAEHRTTWTRRAVSLARARDTFGLAPAIAALQEEWAAAIADSPATSGAARPGAVAAYLFEELTSGPAGFVRSAASRAFLDGFHRAAGPDVYAEDLAALGDDLAARRQLVEGWLAPYAEATDAGLGDGDLAEAVAVELCPELERYACDAPLTERVEGLLGDHPRIAGGTLTVRIDELLSRTAEFRTGTVPGYCTYQRLRTSLVTAERGRLRLDDHRPRVMSAFVRNRLLDEVYLPLIGDSLAKQLGTADADRRTDSQGLLLLVSPPGYGKTTLMEYVADRLGMVLVKISGPNLGHGVTSLDPAQAPSATARQEIEKINFALEAGNNTLLYLDDIQHTSPELLQKFIPLCDATRRIEGVRDGEPRSYDLRGKRFAVCMAGNPYTESGEQFRIPDMLANRADVWNLGEVLSGREDVFALSFVENALTANPVLAPLAARSRDDLALLVRLAGGSDPTARADHLEHPYSAAELDGILAVLRHLLTARETVLAVNAAYIASAAQTDATRTEPPFRLQGSYRNMNKIAERIVPVMNDAELSAVIDDHYAGEAQTLTTGAEANLLKLAALRGTLTAEQAERWAAITTSYVRTQALGGPDGDPMTRAVAALGLLADRIAAVETAIQRAADPRHLLAGPVNDQPASPNHRAKITRSPH